One Labrus mixtus chromosome 12, fLabMix1.1, whole genome shotgun sequence DNA segment encodes these proteins:
- the LOC132985009 gene encoding trans-L-3-hydroxyproline dehydratase, whose amino-acid sequence MDLQLPPHKGDALSVVDMHTGGEPLRIIFSGYPEVKGDSVLSKRRYVREHLDHLRKVLMYEPRGHYDMYGALIVDSELPEADLGVLFMHNEGYSTMCGHAVIALGRYAVDYKLVKEPQAPETQVNIHCPCGLVKAFVEYSGGKTGGVRFLSVPAFAFATGVSVKVEGFGDVTVDISYGGAFYAFVNAQTFGLDVTKSRTRDLVDAATAVTNAVKAQVKLHHPTSDDLAFLYGTILTDGKDDYSSDPTANICVFAEAQVDRSPTGSGVTARVALQYHKGLIQLNKIRTFESGATGSQFTGRAVEETKCGDFKAVVVEVAGRAFYTGVSHFVQEPEDKLTHGFLLK is encoded by the exons ATGGACCTTCAGCTTCCTCCTCACAAGGGTGACGCGCTCTCGGTGGTCGACATGCACACGGGCGGAGAGCCTTTACGGATCATTTTCAGTGGCTAcccagaggtcaaaggtgacAGCGTTCTCTCCAAGAGGCGATACGTCCGGGAGCATCTGGACCACCTGAGGAAGGTGCTGATGTACGAGCCGCGTGGACACTATGACATGTACGGGGCCCTGATTGTGGACAGCGAGCTGCCTGAAGCTGATCTGGGGGTCCTGTTCATGCACAATGAGGGGTACAGCACCATGTGTGGACACGCCGTCATTGCCCTGGGACGCTACGCTGTGGACTACAAACTGGTGAAAGAACCACAGGCCCCAGAGACACAGGTGAACATTCACTGCCCCTGCGGGCTGGTGAAGGCGTTTGTTGAGTACTCTGGCGGTAAAACAGGAGGGGTGAGGTTCCTCAGTGTGCCAGCCTTTGCTTTCGCCACAG gtgtgagtgtgaaagTGGAGGGGTTTGGTGACGTAACCGTTGATATCAGCTATGGAGGAGCTTTCTACGCCTTTGTGAACGCCCAGACATTCGGCCTCGATGTGACCAAGTCCAGGACTCGAGATCTGGTGGACGCAGCCACAGCAGTGACAAACGCTGTCAAAGCTCAG GTGAAGTTGCACCATCCAACCAGTGACGATTTAGCTTTTCTCTACGGCACCATCCTCACAGACGGCAAAGATGATTATTCCTCTGATCCCACTgcaaacatctgtgtgtttgcagaagcTCAG GTGGACCGGAGCCCCACTGGTTCTGGTGTCACGGCTCGAGTGGCTCTTCAGTATCACAAAGGTCTGATCCAGTTGAATAAGATCAGGACGTTTGAGAGTGGAGCCACCGGATCCCAGTTTACAGGGAGAGCTGTTGAG GAGACCAAGTGTGGAGACTTCAAGGCTGTCGTGGTGGAAGTTGCTGGCAGAGCGTTCTACACAGGAGTTTCACACTTTGTTCAGGAGCCTGAGGACAAACTGACGCATGGTTTCCTACTGAAATGA